The following proteins are co-located in the Acropora palmata chromosome 11, jaAcrPala1.3, whole genome shotgun sequence genome:
- the LOC141897432 gene encoding gamma-glutamyl hydrolase-like: MKASFVCLCIALFLLQAQGRPRAQLHSSAVKTDRPIIGILAQNTGIFMNKTFGPTYIAASYIKYIESAGGRVVPIKNDLSERQLEFLFNSINGVLFPGGASDLFDSPYEWTAKILFNLAVKANKAGDVFPLWGTCLGFEFLSICGAGGGNVVSNVDGENYSVNLNLSVGYQSSRLFGSAPEEIITFLKTKNVTFNHHRHCVSTDEYHNNEALKKFYRLLSTNRDKEGKKQFVSTIEAYDYPFYGTQWHPEKNSFEWTSLEAINHSKEAVLVTQYVANFFVDQARLSGHRFADKKEEENALIYQHAPVFCLPEITAFEQCYFF, from the exons ATGAAGGCCAGCTTCGTTTGTCTCTGTAttgcactctttttgttgcagGCTCAGGGTCGACCTCGAGCTCAGCTGCACAGCTCCGCTGTGAAGACAGATAGGCCAATTATAG GAATTCTGGCTCAAAATACAGGAATATTCATGAATAAAACCTTTGGCCCAACTTACATTGCGGCATCATATATCAAATATATTGAATCTGCTGGAGGCAGAGTTGTTCCCATAAA AAATGATTTGAGTGAGAGGCAGTTGGAATTCTTGTTTAATTCTATAAATGG TGTCCTGTTTCCTGGTGGTGCCTCAGATCTGTTTGATTCGCCTTATGAATGGACTGCCAAAATACTCTTCAACCTCGCagtgaaagcaaacaaagctGGAGACGTGTTTCCACTCTGGGGAACTTGTCTTGGTTTTGAGTTTTTGAGCATTTGTGGCGCAGGCGGTGGAAATGTTGTTTCAAATGTCGATGGTGAGAACTACAGTGTTAACCTCAACCTCAGTGTGG gCTATCAGTCAAGCCGACTATTCGGATCCGCTCCTGAAGAGATTATTACTTTCCTGAAGACAAAGAATGTCACTTTCAACCACCATCGACATTGTGTTTCCACTGAT GAATACCATAACAATGAAGCACTCAAGAAATTTTACAGACTTCTTTCAACCAATAGAgacaaagaaggaaagaaacaGTTTGTCTCTACAATTGAAG CTTATGATTACCCCTTTTACGGAACTCAGTGGCATCCGGAGAAAAATTCCTTTGAGTGGACATCACTTGAAGCGATCAACCATTCCAAAGAGGCTGTTCTCGTGACGCAGTACGTGGCGAATTTCTTCGTGGACCAAG CACGTCTCAGCGGCCATCGCTTCGctgacaaaaaagaagaagagaatGCGTTGATATATCAACACGCCCCAGTCTTCTGCTTGCCAGAGATAACAGCTTTTGAACAGTGCTACTTCTTTTGA
- the LOC141897433 gene encoding uncharacterized protein LOC141897433, with protein MGNKVVVSSGGFRQSVRFRRPFHVVMLGLDESGKTAILYRSKWKDWRERIFPTPVFNVEIVRPYKDVSYKIWDVSGKEHIRPLWKAYARQTDAIIFVVDSTNEERMDEAKEELHNLVNCAQLNGAPILVFANKQDLPNALTPFEVTQKLSLPHLNTRHLWYLQPTSAVRGDGIVEGLKELADMIGQWKIDLKNSKKSRRSRRKRFTTSRSVSVNNIL; from the coding sequence ATGGGTAATAAGGTTGTTGTTTCTTCGGGAGGATTTCGACAAAGTGTGAGGTTTCGACGGCCATTTCATGTTGTTATGTTGGGGCTTGATGAGAGTGGAAAAACAGCAATTTTATACCGAAGTAAGTGGAAAGACTGGAGAGAGAGAATTTTTCCCACGCCAGTGTTTAACGTCGAGATAGTTCGTCCATACAAAGATGTCAGTTACAAAATTTGGGATGTAAGTGGAAAGGAGCACATTCGTCCACTGTGGAAGGCTTATGCTCGTCAAACCGATGCCATCATTTTCGTTGTCGACAGTACGAACGAAGAGAGGATGGACGAAGCAAAGGAAGAGTTGCACAATCTTGTCAACTGTGCTCAATTAAACGGTGCGCCAATATTGGTGTTTGCAAACAAGCAAGATTTGCCTAACGCTTTGACACCATTCGAAGTTACACAGAAGTTATCACTCCCTCATCTTAATACGAGACATTTATGGTATCTACAGCCCACTTCCGCTGTCCGAGGAGACGGAATTGTGGAAGGTCTCAAAGAGCTGGCTGACATGATAGGTCAGTGGAAGATTGATCTTAAGAACTCAAAGAAAAGTCGCCGCTCCCGCAGAAAGAGGTTTACTACCTCTCGTAGCGTTTCGGTGAACAACATTTTGTGA
- the LOC141897429 gene encoding putative ATP-dependent RNA helicase DHX40, with translation MPALLMSTCKMADRSKSRRSTFLNIDKFELPIRDYRRNLVKEVEENDFLVVVGETGSGKTTQLPQYLYKAGFTSHDKMIGVTQPRRIAAISVATRVSEEMKCHLGATVGYQVRFDDCTSDETAIKYMTDGCLLREFLADPSLSKYSAIILDEAHERSLDTDILFGLVRKLFHKQPKNESCSHNNQIPKIIIMSATLNHEKFSEFFSGCPVLEIPGRCFPVKNLFLDYVGVKDLQTPSYLKRAVETVMRIHLEEPPGDILVFLTGQEEIEHACDRLFEAAENVDYSHDIYYNEVEAMMILPLYGSMVTELQKRVFDPPRSSVRKVVVATNIAATSLTIEGIRYVVDSGFVKQLSYNPRTRLDSLNVVLISRSEAIQRAGRAGRTAPGKCLRLYSNDVYETAMTEETVPEIQRTSLAHVILYLKSMGIHDVLGFQYIDPPEERMILEALKQLYFFGALDSGGNVTPLGRKMTDFPLSPGLSRTVILSASLGCEDLVLPVAAMLSVENVFVSPGEKKNLSLATQIRKELAEEAGGTNDFATLLYIHKQCHASSSPSRWCREHFIHWRALKMAHNVHKQLQEVLQRQVDRQSLQKEFLENTKKNSKELFRTALCNGYFCNVARKSSSGNSFRTMDGHGTQVYIHPSSSLFGSEDQLEWIIFHDIIWTSKIYVRTVCPIRYEWVKDLLPRLHEVDSYSLSGWAEGKLTSADRQGDAEVVGKSARRGDQKQGECPDETIKISKRNTDDSITAARERFLERKRLRNGHQVT, from the exons ATGCCTGCTTTACTTATGTCAACTTGCAAGATGGCGGACAGATCGAAATCTCGCCGTTCAACGTTTCTAAACATCGACAAATTTGAATTGCCAATTAGAGATTACAGGAGAAACTTAGTAAAGGAAGTGgaagaaaatgattttctgGTTGTCGTTGGTGAGACAGGAAGCGGAAAGACAACTCAACTTCCACAATACCTTTACAAAGCCGGCTTCACCTCACATGACAAAATGATTGGTGTAACACAGCCAAGACGTATCGCTGCTATCTCAGTTGCCACACGAGTCTCCGAAGAAATGAAATGCCATTTAGGAG CAACCGTGGGTTATCAGGTGAGGTTTGATGACTGCACCAGTGATGAAACTGCAATCAAGTACATGACTGATGGCTGCCTGTTGAGAGAGTTTCTTGCTGATCCTTCACTTAGCAAGTACAGTGCCATTATCCTAGATGAAGCTCATGAAAGAAGTTTGGACACT gACATACTGTTTGGTTTGGTAAGAAAACTGTTTCACAAACAACCCAAAAATGAATCATGCAGCCACAACAATCAGATACCAAAGATTATCATTATGTCAGCCACCCTGAATCATGAAAAGTTTTCTGAATTCTTCAGTGGATGTCCAGTCCTTGAAATTCCTGGTCGCTGTTTTCCAgtcaaaaatctttttttggaTTATGTTGGAGTTAAAGACTTGCAAACCCCCAGTTATCTCAAGCGA GCAGTGGAGACAGTAATGAGAATCCATCTTGAGGAGCCACCAGGAGATATCTTAGTGTTTTTGACTGGCCAGGAGGAAATTGAGCATGCATGTGACAGGCTGTTTGAGGCAGCTGAGAATGTTGATTATTCACATGACATCTATTACAATGAAGTTGAGGCCATGATGATTCTTCCTCTGTATGGATCCATGGTAACAG aGTTGCAGAAAAGAGTCTTTGATCCTCCCAGATCATCTGTAAGAAAAGTTGTGGTAGCAACAAACATTGCTGCCACATCACTCACCATTGAAGGGATAAG GTATGTGGTGGACAGTGGCTTTGTGAAACAGTTATCTTACAACCCGCGCACAAGATTGGATTCTCTCAATGTTGTACTGATATCAAG GTCAGAAGCAATTCAAAGAGCTGGAAGGGCTGGGAGGACAGCACCTGGGAAGTGCTTAAGACTTTATTCAAA tgATGTGTATGAGACAGCAATGACAGAGGAAACAGTCCCAGAAATACAGAGAACAAGCTTAGCTCATGTCATACTTTACCTAAAATCTATGGGAATTCATGATGTTTTAGG GTTTCAGTACATCGATCCACCAGAGGAAAGAATGATTTTAGAAGCATTGAAACAACTCTATTTCTTTGGTGCATTAGATAG tGGTGGAAATGTAACTCCTCTTGGTCGCAAAATGACCGACTTCCCCCTTTCTCCAGGACTGTCCAGAACTGTCATTCTCTCGGCTAGCCTTGGCTGCGAGGATCTCGTTCTCCCAGTAGCTGCCATGTTGTCGGTAGAAAATGTCTTTGTAAGCCCGggtgaaaaaaagaacttgTCACTAGCGACGCAGATACGCAAAGAGCTCGCCGAAGAAGCGGGTGGAACGAATGACTTTGCAACACTCCTGTATATCCACAAGCAGTGTCACGCAAG CTCATCACCTTCACGCTGGTGCCGCGAGCATTTTATTCACTGGAGAGCGTTGAAGATGGCCCACAATGTCCACAAACAGTTACAGGAAGTTCTACAGCGACAG GTCGATAGACAATCGCTTCAAAAGGAATTTTTAGAAAACACCAAGAAAAACTCGAAGGAATTGTTTAGAACAGCTCTTTGCAACGGATATTTCTGTAACGTTGCGAGAAA AAGCAGCAGTGGTAACAGTTTTCGAACAATGGATGGCCACGGTACTCAAGTCTACATCCATCCTTCATCTTCG ttgtttggAAGTGAAGATCAGCTCGAGTGGATTATTTTCCACGACATCATATGGACCTCAAAAATTTATGTCAGAACCGTGTGCCCG ATAAGGTATGAATGGGTGAAGGACCTTCTTCCCAGGTTACACGAAGTGGATAGCTATTCGCTATCGGGATGGGCGGAAGGCAAACTGACCTCCGCTGATCGCCAAGGAGATGCAGAGGTTGTTGGGAAATCTGCTCGTCGCGGTGATCAGAAGCAAGGag AATGCCCTGACGAAACCATTAAAATATCCAAGCGAAATACTGACGACTCTATAACAGCCGCAAGAGAACGCTTTCTCGAGAGGAAGAGACTACGAAATGGACACCAAGTCACATGA